One window of the Microtus ochrogaster isolate Prairie Vole_2 chromosome 10, MicOch1.0, whole genome shotgun sequence genome contains the following:
- the LOC101985888 gene encoding PRAME family member 12-like: MSDLSQATHRQQILQRLLKDEAFAINALDDLPLQLYPPLFKEAFTGRHTNVLRAMVAAWPFHCLPMGSLMTISHTDTLKAVLEALDFLVTQKVRPRRWKLQELDLRKVHSDFWDGQAGGTEISYSQQVLSQEQTRAPDPQCTVKQPLRVLVDFDLCGEHLRGTDQYLLRWARLRKGSVQLCCRELKIGASHVSTVLEILSILDRDRVQELERNSWWQRGSQAWLAHFLGQLGNLLGISKTVFSGDSAPPDVKSCVTEPVPQFSNSDGLQRLYMNSIYYLKGNLKALLRYLKTPLENLSITHSQLSQADLNHLPLSLNLHQLIHLNLSGVILSHFSIEPLRVLLERVAATLKTLELEGCRMKVSQLSALLPALSQCTQLTKIDFHNNDSSMAVLRDLFHHTANLSQLALELYPAPWECYDDEDLVLEDRFARLCSELMDLLRAIRRPGSVCFAAGACFVCYD, encoded by the exons ATGAGTGACCTAAGCCAAGCCACACACCGGCAGCAGATACTGCAGCGGCTGCTGAAGGACGAGGCCTTCGCCATCAACGCTCTAGACGACCTGCCCTTGCAGCTCTACCCTCCACTCTTCAAGGAGGCCTTCACCGGCAGACACACTAACGTCCTGAGGGCAATGGTGGCAGCCTGGCCCTTCCACTGCCTCCCCATGGGGTCCCTGATGACTATCTCCCACACAGACACTTTGAAGGCTGTGCTCGAGGCGCTGGATTTTCTGGTTACACAGAAGGTTCGTCCCAG GAGGTGGAAACTCCAAGAGCTTGATTTGCGGAAAGTGCACTCGGACTTCTGGGACGGACAGGCTGGAGGCACAGAGATCAGCTACAGCCAGCAGGTCCTGAGCCAGGAGCAAACTCGGGCACCCGATCCACAGTGCACTGTGAAGCAGCCCTTGAGGGTGTTAGTTGATTTTGACCTGTGTGGGGAGCATCTCAGGGGAACTGACCAATACCTGTTGAGGTGGGCCAGGCTGCGGAAAGGCTCGGTGCAGCTGTGCTGCAGGGAGCTGAAGATCGGAGCATCCCACGTCTCCACTGTCCTAGAGATCCTGAGCATCTTAGACAGAGACCGTGTCCAGGAGTTGGAACGGAATTCCTGGTGGCAACGGGGAAGCCAGGCCTGGCTTGCACATTTCCTCGGACAGCTGGGAAATCTTCTGGGAATCTCCAAGACTGTCTTCAGTGGTGACTCTGCTCCACCAGACGTGAAGAGCTGTGTTACCGAGCCGGTTCCACAGTTCTCCAACTCTGATGGTCTCCAACGTCTCTATATGAATAGCATTTACTATCTAAAAGGCAACTTGAAGGCATTGCTGAG GTACCTGAAAACCCCTTTGGAGAACCTGTCCATCACTCACTCCCAGCTCTCGCAGGCCGACTTGAATCATCTACCCCTGAGTCTAAACCTACATCAGCTCATACACCTGAACCTCAGCGGTGTGATACTGTCCCATTTCAGTATTGAGCCCCTCCGTGTTCTTCTGGAGAGAGTCGCAGCCACTCTGAAGACCCTGGAATTGGAAGGCTGTAGGATGAAGGTCTCCCAGCTCAGTGCCCTCCTGCCTGCCTTAAGCCAGTGCACCCAACTCACTAAGATCGACTTCCACAACAATGACAGCTCCATGGCTGTCCTTCGGGACCTTTTCCACCACACAGCAAACCTGAGCCAGCTGGCCCTGGAGCTGTACCCTGCCCCCTGGGAGTGTTATGATGACGAGGATCTTGTCCTCGAAGATAGATTTGCCAGACTTTGTTCTGAGCTCATGGATCTTCTCCGAGCCATAAGGCGTCCCGGATCTGTCTGCTTTGCTGCTGGTGCTTGCTTTGTGTGTTATGACTAG